The window GTTCTGGTTTAAAACAGCTTTCTGGTGAGCGGATTTGGTACGAGCTAAAACGCCTGTTACAGGTAGATTCTCCAGTGCGAGTTCTGCAACAGATGTGGTCTTGCAACGTTTTTGCAGTTTTGTTTCCCTATTTGCATTTGGATGGTACCTCATTTCTGGCACTTGAACGTTTGGTGACTCTTGAGCACCAGATGCATATGCAATCTGATGCGCTTAGGCGTTTGGCTTGTATGATTCAAGGCAATCGCGCAGTGGCTGAGCGAATCATCGAGCGGCTTAAGTTTTCTCGCAGTGAAAGCAAACAATTGCTAACTTTGACTCGGATCTTGCGCAATCCACCCAATATTGACGATCGCAAAACCATGTATACGTTATTGCACAAACATGGTGCCACCCTCTATCGTGAGATTGCCCTGTTACTGGCAGATCAGCAAATCAATGTGCCGTTAGATCAAGCACCTATTTGGTTGCAGCGGCATTTTGACTCAGCAGAGCATTGGTGGTCGCCAGAGTTGCCGGTTAGGGGATCGGACATCATTGAGTTAGGTGTGCCGCGCAGCCCCAAAGTCAGCCAACTGTTGAAAGAGCTGGAAGACTGGTGGCTGGAAAATGGATGCCGGCCAACGCGAGAGAAGTGTTTGGCTTGGTTGCAAGAGCGTATTTAACCTGAGTTTTGGATAATAGATAACTGCACTTTCTACCCGCAGGCTGTCATCCTCATCCCGAACGCTGATTTTCCGAGCATGCGACTGAAAGTCGCACGATTTGAAATCGTTTCATGATGACTATTGTGCAACAAAATGCACAATAGTCAAGACTTTTTCGCAAACCACTGCACAAAAGTCGAAAATTCTATGGGACGATTGTAACTTAAAAGCCAATGGCTCTAACTTAAACTGACCTTAGCAAGCTACCGCTGCTTTAGTAGGTATATTTGCTGCAAAAAAATGGATAGCTTCAGAGTCAGACTCGAACGTATGCAAGCGCCAGGCCGATGCATCAGCAAAAAAGGCGCGCAGCAGTTGATTGTTGAGACCATGCCCGCATTGCAGGCCTTCGTAGCGACCCTGGATGGGGGCTCCGGCTAAATAAAGATCGCCCACTGCATCCAGTATCTTGTGGCGTACGCATTCGTTCGGATAACGAAAGCCTTCTTTGTTGAGCACGCGGCTTCCATCAATCACTACCGCGTTGTCAAGGGAGGCTCCTTTGGCAAGACCAGAAGACCAGAGTTTTTCCACATCTTGCATAAAACCAAAAGTACGTGCGCGCATAATTTGCGCTTTAAAGGTCGCTACATTCCCTTCATAGATATAGTTTTGTGGGAGTAAATCAGCGCAGCCATCAAACTCATGGGTTGCGGCTGCAGAAAAGTGGTTTGCTGGGTGGAAAGTAACATAGCGTCTGTCATTTCCACCTATGGCATCTCCATGCACCGTTACTGATTTTAAAACTTCAATCACTCTCCTGGGAGCAGATTGTTCTTGAACACCCACCTTTTCAATAAGATGCACGAATGGCGCTGAACTCCCATCCACGATAGGCACTTCAGTTCCAGAAACCTCTAGGCGAGCATTATCGATTTCGCAGGCATAAAGAGCAGCCATAATATGCTCAATGGTGCGAACATGAACCCCTGCCTCATTTGCTATACAGGTACAAAAATGTGTATCCACCACCCGATCCCAGCGGGCTGGCACCACGTTGTTCTTGTCTTTAACATCCGTGCGCACAAAGGTAATGCCACTGCCTGCGGCAGCTGGATAAATGGATAAGTTGATACATTCACCAGAATGCACACCCAACCCATCAAGGCTCACCACCGATTGGATGGTCTTTTGTGGCATTTTGTTCGGGAGTACGTCGTTTAGTGGTGGTTGCATTGAGATCCGTAGGTTGAAAATAAAAACTCTCACCTTCTACTGTATAAGATCACAGGAACAAAGAACAACTGTTGTTATGTTACAGTTTGTTGCCTTGGGAGAAATATTTTTTCGATATAAATTAACAGCGATTTTTTTTATTGACAATGAAGTTCTTACCTATTAAGAATACGGAAGTTTTTTGTATTAAATTTGTAGAGGTTAAAGTAAGTGAAAAAACTCTTAGTTACATTATTTGTGTTAGTAATTTTAGCTACCGGTGGCTACACGGGCCTTTGGTTTTACAATGCTCAGAACATGCAGCAAGAAGTCGAGTCTCAAATAAAGCAAATCAACGAGATACTTGGAATATTAGTTGGTGGCTCGATTACATATTCATCACTCGAAACAACTGGCTTTCCTTTTGCTATTACCTTGAACGTGCATGATCCAAAACTTGATGCGTTAGGACATCAAGTTCAATCAGATATTGAAAGAATTTCTTTGAGCACCAATGCGCTGGGAACAAATTACAGTCTTACATTCCATGGTGATATGTCCCTTAAAGTGCCTTCTTTTACTCAAAACTCTGATGACTCACTTGCAGTCGTTTCAAAAGGAAGTGATTCTGTATATAACGTGCATTTCAACAAAGGATCAATGTTCAAGGCGCTATCTGCTTTTGTGTTGGGGAAACTTTCCTTGAAACCTTGGAATAGGCAAGATTTTAGTCTTGAGATGTTTGATTCTTTCTCGATGCAGACCGGGGTTGCAGAACTCATTGATAAAGAACAAATCCAAGCTCTATATCAACAAGACGCACTTATGATCAATGTTGATCTCAATAAACTAGATGAAGATAGCCATGAAATATCATTTCAAGGGGACATGAAGAACGTCGAATTCACTAAGCATTTTGATGCATTCTATGCTCAAATTTTAACTGCTCTTGGTAACCTTGAAAACCAACAACAGCAGAATTGGTTGGCACAAATTAGACCCATTCTAACATCTGCGGATCCGAGTTGGCATGGCAAACAAAATATCTCTTGGAAGGTGCACTATAAAGGAATAACCAACTTTTTCCAGCCGTTGGCGGGAGAGGCACAACTAACTTTAGATATTGAGAACTTTGACTTACAAAGCGATCTGGGAACAGGGACGCTTAAAGGCTTGATAGATGCTACAGTGGGCCCGCAGTGGATGCCACAAAATGCCTCTGTAAAAATTGATACAACAAGTAAAATTACTGCAAAATATGACGATTTCATGAAAATTATGGTTAGAGATATCTTGACCGGAATGATAGAGACTCAAAAATCCTCAGAAGCTGTCCATGAAGTTCAGATATTACAAAAAATTCTTAAAGGCGTAGAGGTACTTGCGCCTAAACTCTCCGAGTGGGGGGAGAGCAGATTGATCGTTGACGGAGCTTTTGATGGCAACACTCAAGAAATCCAGCTTG is drawn from Pseudomonadota bacterium and contains these coding sequences:
- a CDS encoding CCA tRNA nucleotidyltransferase → MQPTGTLPLQDWMMSLASKAVMQALMAEGGIARFVGGCVRDAVVGRSISDIDIATTESPSVVMQLLKEYKVVGIGASHGSILAVVKGVPFHITTLRADVETFGRHARVSFVDDWKEDAKRRDLTCNALYLDLDGTLYDPCGGVEDLKQGRVRFIGDAAERIREDYLRVLRYFRFQAIYGTYPPELEALEACCQASSGLKQLSGERIWYELKRLLQVDSPVRVLQQMWSCNVFAVLFPYLHLDGTSFLALERLVTLEHQMHMQSDALRRLACMIQGNRAVAERIIERLKFSRSESKQLLTLTRILRNPPNIDDRKTMYTLLHKHGATLYREIALLLADQQINVPLDQAPIWLQRHFDSAEHWWSPELPVRGSDIIELGVPRSPKVSQLLKELEDWWLENGCRPTREKCLAWLQERI
- the lpxC gene encoding UDP-3-O-acyl-N-acetylglucosamine deacetylase, with protein sequence MQPPLNDVLPNKMPQKTIQSVVSLDGLGVHSGECINLSIYPAAAGSGITFVRTDVKDKNNVVPARWDRVVDTHFCTCIANEAGVHVRTIEHIMAALYACEIDNARLEVSGTEVPIVDGSSAPFVHLIEKVGVQEQSAPRRVIEVLKSVTVHGDAIGGNDRRYVTFHPANHFSAAATHEFDGCADLLPQNYIYEGNVATFKAQIMRARTFGFMQDVEKLWSSGLAKGASLDNAVVIDGSRVLNKEGFRYPNECVRHKILDAVGDLYLAGAPIQGRYEGLQCGHGLNNQLLRAFFADASAWRLHTFESDSEAIHFFAANIPTKAAVAC